Genomic DNA from Bacteroidota bacterium:
ATTGTAAATACAGAATACAGAATACAGAATCGACAATTTCTCCTTCTATTTAAACACAATCCTCTGCGTAACGCTGTTTTTCTCTCCCTGCACAACCACGTAGTAAATGCCTTTAGGGAAATAGGTGAAGTCGAGGGAATTGGAATACTGTCCGTTTTCAAAACCAAGCCGGCCACTAAAGACCTGCTGTCCATGAATATTCAAAATTCTGAGGGTAAACTGCTCTGTGTTCAGACTCTGAACATCCAGGTTAAAAATTCCGGAAGATGGATTTGGATATACCTCCAGTGCGATATCACGGCCGGATAGTTCATCGATGCCGGTACATTCATCAATGGTAAGGGTAAGGTCGTCACTGTCTTCTCCATCACAGGGGTCCGCGGAGCTTCCATAGAGTGACAATATCACACTACCATTCTCAATATCAGCGCTTCCGGGGGTATATATTGCGTAAAGTTCGTTCGGATCGTTGAAGGTCCCGTCACCGGCAGTGGTCCACATTGCCGAGTCGACGTTCTGTACGACCGGTTGCATCTGAATAGAATGGTTGATGCAGACAAGTGTGTCGTTCCCGGCATCCACCACGGCATCGAACAGGATATCCACGTGAACGGTGTCACTGTCTTCCCATCCCGGCTCATAGCCAAAGGCAGTCATAATAAGATCGAAATATCCGTTTTCAAGATCTTGTGTACCCCGGATATAAGCAGGCTGCAAAGTATTTGCAAACATAAGGGTACCGTCACCTGTGGTGACCCATTCTACCGACTGGGCAGAAGTGGCACTACCCTGTCCGTAAAAGACTTCCTCGCTGCAGATTTCACTATCCTCTCCTGCATTAGCCGTAGGAGGCTGCAAAGGACCGAGATCAAAGGAAGCGATTCGGGTTCCCCACACCGTTGTAGGAATATATTCCTGGGTATACCAGAATGTCAGGTCATCGGAAGGATCTACACTCATATAGCTGTAATCGCCCCAGCGGGGTGAACCCGACTGTGAGCCCGATCCTTCAACTATAGTTACTTCTTCAACATCCATCTGCCCAAGAGGTGTGGAGGCTGAACGGCCGGTATAGCGTATACCGGGATAGACATCGGCGCTGGTAACGGAATATCCCAGGGCAATATCTCCGTTGGCATTCATGGCCATAGAGGCCATCCAGCGGCTTAGTCCATCATTCGGTGCGTAGGTTCCTTCCTGGTAAATATACCAGTGATCCTGGCTGGCATCTTTTCTTAACTCATACCAGCGCACCCCGGCTCTGGTTCCCAGCTTCACTGTATGGTTAATGGTCATCGATTCATGTGTCCCGAAATTCCTGTATTTCAGGGGATACATCGAATACTTCGACAAGGGATCCAGCAACTGGGATGAATTGGGCTGGGGCAACTGCGGCCTCACGTTTGGGTCAAAGAAGCTGAATGCAGTCACCGGCAGATTATCCCAGCTTTGAAAGGTAGAGCTTGCAGGATTGGACCAGTCGACTGTGAATTTATATACCTCAAGCGATTGGGTATTGTATTTGTTCAGGTTAACTACCCATTGTGGCGAGCCGGCGGGAGGCAATGCTGTTCCGTCAAAATCCGCGGTATTCGTTCCATACTGGGCGGTATAAGGACCGAATTCAACCATGCGGGCATTTGGGCTGCCTACCAGCATAGAATCCTTTTCAAAGGCAACTATCGTGGCTCCCGCATACCCACCGGCAAACATATTATACGTGGCGTAATACGCATCAGGCCAGTTGCTGAATTTGGGATAATCGTTAAACAGTGAATATTGGAAGGCGTAGCGATAATATGCTCCGGTAGGGTCAGGGGTTTCTGAGACAGCGATCAGTTCCCAATAGGTGCCGTTATTGGTGTTAATAGCAAACTGTGTGGCAACCCAGCGATCTTCCAGTTCATCATAGATCACAACAGGATCACCGTCGTTGGTTCCGGTCCATGGCCCGACAAAACCATCCCATAACGTGCTGTTATCGACAGGGCCATATAAAAGATTTCCCTGCTTGTCCCAAATAGCAAAAGAAACATTAACCATCTGGAAATAATGATCAGGGCCAACATCGCCATCGGTATCGGGAGGTGTCAATGCAGTGATCCTTCCCACCCCGGCAAAATTCTGAAGCGGACCGGTAACATTCCTGCTTCCCATCTCTGTTTGCTGAACCATATCTACCTCAGGCTGAACGAAACTAC
This window encodes:
- a CDS encoding T9SS type A sorting domain-containing protein → MKKFIPIFFLMAFMSVEIAFSQEMINDTKPIIKKATYFDKTPPLRNMKIILPGERDRSWKDNEIQNEDRDETMMYSSFVQPEVDMVQQTEMGSRNVTGPLQNFAGVGRITALTPPDTDGDVGPDHYFQMVNVSFAIWDKQGNLLYGPVDNSTLWDGFVGPWTGTNDGDPVVIYDELEDRWVATQFAINTNNGTYWELIAVSETPDPTGAYYRYAFQYSLFNDYPKFSNWPDAYYATYNMFAGGYAGATIVAFEKDSMLVGSPNARMVEFGPYTAQYGTNTADFDGTALPPAGSPQWVVNLNKYNTQSLEVYKFTVDWSNPASSTFQSWDNLPVTAFSFFDPNVRPQLPQPNSSQLLDPLSKYSMYPLKYRNFGTHESMTINHTVKLGTRAGVRWYELRKDASQDHWYIYQEGTYAPNDGLSRWMASMAMNANGDIALGYSVTSADVYPGIRYTGRSASTPLGQMDVEEVTIVEGSGSQSGSPRWGDYSYMSVDPSDDLTFWYTQEYIPTTVWGTRIASFDLGPLQPPTANAGEDSEICSEEVFYGQGSATSAQSVEWVTTGDGTLMFANTLQPAYIRGTQDLENGYFDLIMTAFGYEPGWEDSDTVHVDILFDAVVDAGNDTLVCINHSIQMQPVVQNVDSAMWTTAGDGTFNDPNELYAIYTPGSADIENGSVILSLYGSSADPCDGEDSDDLTLTIDECTGIDELSGRDIALEVYPNPSSGIFNLDVQSLNTEQFTLRILNIHGQQVFSGRLGFENGQYSNSLDFTYFPKGIYYVVVQGEKNSVTQRIVFK